The genomic window CTGGACGAAGGCCAGCGGCGGGACTGGTTCGCCTCGAACCTCATCCTCGTCTGCGCCGTGCTGGCCGTGGTGTGCCTGGTGGGCGTCGTGTTCTACCTTCTCAGGAAGGACCACCCCATCCTGGACCTGCGCCTGCTCAAGGACCGCAACTTCGCGGTGTCCACCGTGATGCTCTTCGTGCTGGGCTTCGTGCTCTACGGCAGCCTGGCGCTCCTGCCCATCTTCCTGCAGACCCTTTTGGGCTACACCGCCAGCCTCAGCGGCTGGATCCTCAGCCCCGGCGGGGTGGTGATCCTCCTGATGATGCCGGTGGTGGCCATGCTGCTGCGCAAGTTCGACACCCGGATCCTCATCGCCGCGGGCTTCACCACCTGCGGCGCCGGGCTCCTGTGGATGTCGCGGTTCAACCTGCAGGTGCCCTTCGACACCGCCATGTATTCCCGGTGCCTCCAGAGCTTCGGCCTGGCGTTCCTCTTCGTGCCCATGAACGTCACCGCCTTCCAGAACGTCCCCCTGGAAAAGACCAGCTACGCCACCGGCATGATGAACCTCGTGCGCAACATCGGCGGGTCCACGGGCATCGCCCTGGTGAGCACGATCCTCTCGCGGCGCAGCCAGGTGCACCAGGCCAGCCTCGTGGCCAACCTCCACCCCGCCAGCCTGGCCTACCAGGGCTTCCTGAACAGCGCCAGCCACGTGCTGGTGGCCAAGGGTTCCTCGGGCCCCGACGCCGCGCACCAGGCGCAGGGCATGGCCTACGGCCTGCTCCAGCGGCAGGCGGCGATGATGGCGTTCTCGGACGCGTTCTGGATCATGGGGATCCTGTGCTTCGCGCTGCTGCCGCTGATCTTCCTGATGCGCAGGACCATGGCGGGGAAGAAGCCTGTGGTGATGGATCACTGACCGTAGGCCGTCAGAAAGATCTTTCACAATTCCGTCCCTCGCCGGGGTTCTGATTACCTGATGTGGGGCGATCCTGCTTTTGCTTTTCTCGGCGATCCTCGGCTCCTCGGCGCCTCGGCGATAAGTCCTTTTCCACACCTTGCTGGACTGTTCACTCATGGCCCAATCCTTGAGGCAGATTCAGCAAAAAGCCTTTCGCCGAGGCGCCGAGAAGCCTAGGATCGCCGAGAAATGATAAACAAAGTGAGGCTCCCGCCCGGAGTGAACGCACCTCCTCCCGGATGAGGGGAACGGTACGGGTCGGCACTGGACTGAAATGCTACACGTGTCAGTGCGCGGGAGCCTTCGGCTGGGTCGTGTCCGGCAGTTTCAGGAGGTTCCCGTCGAAGGCCGCCCATGGCACGTGGCCGTTTGCCCTGGCGGTCTCCAGCGCGAGGCAGTCGGAGAAGTCCGCCTTGGAGGCCTTGAACGACGCCACCGCGGCGCTGACGATGGCCTCGTCCTGGAGGTGGAGGTCGGCGTTGCCCAGGAGCGCCTCGAGGACGCCCAGGATCTCCTTGCGGGTGCGGCGGCAGGACGTGGACAGGACCCACACGGTCTCCACGAGGACGACCTGCGGAACCCACAAGGCGCCGCCGTTCCGCTGGCAGCCGTCCGCCGCGGCGCACTGGATGGTAAGCCATTACCGCGGTAGGACAAGGATGCCTTTCGGGAGACATCCGTCAATGGGGATACCCCGGCGTGCAGTATTCGCTGAAGGCCTGCTCCGTCCGGAACCCGGCCTTCTCGTAGAGCCCCAGCCCCATCACCGAGGCGTACAGCACCGCCCTGCGCAGTTCCGCCCGGCGCGCCTCGCGCAGGCAGGCATGCACCAGGGCCCTGCCCAGGCCCTTGCGGCGGAAGGGAGGCCGGGTGGCCACGGCGTAGATCCCCGCGCCCGTGGCCCCCAGGAAGACGCCGGCCGTGGCCGCGGGCAGGCCCCGCCAGGTGGCCAGGAAGGGGACGTGGCCGGGGGTCTTCACCAGGGGCCCGAAGAATTCCTCCAGGTCGGCCGGGGGCGTGTCGAAGGCCTCCCCCAGGATCTCCGTCCAGGCACGCATGGCGCGGGCCGAGGCCACGGGCTGCACCCGGATGGAGGGGGCCGGGGCGTCGAAGCCGGCGCTGGACAGGTCCAGCACCATCTCCCTGGAGGGTTCCGTGGCGTGGAAGCCCGCCTCCAGGAGCCGGGCCGGCTCCTGGCCCTCCTTGAGCATCCAGCTCCAGGGCCGGCCCGCGAAGAAGGCCTCGCACACCTCGAGGGACCGCGCCGTCACCGGGCCCCAGGCGAGGTTGAGGAGGGGCCTGCGCGCCGGGGACTTCAGGAGCAGGAGGTCCTGCTCCTGGAGCACCTCCCAGCCCGGCACGGAGGACATGCCGAGGGTCGACTCCACCAGGTTCCACATTTGAAGGTCTTTCATGGTGAATCCAAGGAAAGGCCCGCGGGCGCGGGATTCCATGGATGCGCCGTCCGCTCTCGCGGTTCCGCTATCTGGCCTGGGCCTGGACCGGCGGCGCCCCCACCTGCAGCGCGTGCCAGCCCCAGCCGAGCCCCGCCGCCAGCAGGAGCCAGCCGATGGGGGACCGCGCCGCGATCCGCACGTCCTGCCAGGACGGCAGCGCCGCATAGATGAGGTTTGCGATGACGTACACGGCCAGCGCCTCCCGCCACCCGAACACCGGCACGCCCCGCAGCCGCCAGACCACCAGGGCGTAGGCCGCAGGCAGCAGGAGCAGCGGGGCCATGCCGATGAAGAAGGCGTTGTACCACCTTATGTGGGTGAAGCTCACCGAGCCCATGGCCCATCCCGTCCCCTCCCGCCGGGGCAGGAGGTTGAAGCCCACCGGCCCGCCGTTGAGGAGGATGCCGAAGACGTAGTGGAGGGCCTCGTGGGCGAAGGTCCCCGGCAGCACCAGCAGCGAAAACACCCAGAAGATCCGGCGGATCCCGTGGAGGCCGAAGAGGGCGGCCACGATGAGGCCGATGTAGATCCATTCGCGCGGGTGGCTAGGCATCCAGGGGCTCCAGGAGGGAGGGGTCGTCGTTGCGCACGTTGCCCACCCGGGGCCCCACGGGGCGCACCTCGAGCCAGGCGTCGGGGCACGGGCGCAGCAGCGCCGTCCCCCCCTCGTCCAGCCACCGGCCGTAGTCCTCCCGCGCCAGGATCACCGGCATGCGGTCGTGGATGGGGGCCATGGCCCCGTTGGCGGTGGTGGTGATGATGGTGCAGGTCTCCAGGACCCCCGACGGCCCTTCCCAGCGGTCCCACAGGCCCGCGAAGGCCAGCAGGCCGCCCCCGGCGGCGCGGATGGCGAAGGGCTGCCTGGGGGTTCCGGCGCGCCACTCGTAGAAGGCGTCGGCGGGGACGATGCAGCGGCTGCGCTTGAAGGGCGCGCGGAAGCTGGGCTTGTCCGCCACGGTCTCGGCCCGGGCGTTGGCCATGCGCGCGCCCATGGAGGGGTCTTTCGACCAGGCGGGGATCAGCCCCCACTGCTGCAGGACGATGACCCGGCCCGCGGCGCCGTTGCGCACCACCGGCACCGGCGTGGTGGGGGCGATGTTGTACCGCGGCTGGAGCAGCGCCTGGGCCTCGGCCTCGAACTGGGCTTCCAGGGACTCGATGGGGGAGGAGAGGGCGTAGCGGCCGCACATGCCCCGATTCTACCCCAGGGGAACCTTGGGGCCCCCGGTGCCATCGGTGAGGCTCGAGCCTGAATCGTGCCGCCATGCCCTCCGTCAACGTCCTAACCCTGCTCCTGCGGTTCGCGAACATCTTCTTCGTGGCCACCGCCCCGCTCCTCTGGCACCGCAACGCCGCCATCCTGAAGAGCACCCCCCTGCTGGGGCTGGGCGCGATCCTGGTGGTGGCCTGGGTGATCTACCGGCCCGCGGCCGTGCCCAAGGTCCTCACGCTGGCCTGGGTGTCGGACGCCCTGTGCGGGGTCCTCCTGCTCGGCCTCTTCGGCCTGCGCCTGGCGGCCCCGCCCTGGGTCTACGGGGCCTTCGCCCTGGCCCTGGGCGTGGGCATGGCCGGCACCGAGGTGGCCGCCATGCGCATGGCGGTGCGGTCCAGCCATCCCCCCGAGCTGCGCAGCCGGATCTCCTGGTTCAGCTTCACCAAGGCCCTGGGCGTGGGTTCGGGCTTCCTGGTGGGGGGGGCCGTGGCGGGCACCCCCCGGGCGGCGGTGCCCGCGCGGGTGCTGGTGGCCCTGGCCGGCGTGGCCATCGTCGCCCTGTCCGCGGCCATCGCCCTGGCCTGGGCAGACCCGGATCCCCCCGACCCCGCGGCGCCCCTGGAGGAGGGGCCCCCCCTGGCCGCCCTGGCCGGCATGGGCCTGATCGCCCTCAATTTCACGGTGATCAACCTGGCCAACGCCCTGATCCCCTACCGCCTTTCCCAGGCGTGCTCCCTGCCCAAGGAGTGGATCGGGGTGCTGCTGGCCGTCGAGGCCTACGCCCACGCCTTCGGCACCCTCGCGTTCAGGAACGGCCTTGGACCGCTGGGGGACCGGAGCTCGTACGCCGTGGGCCTGGGGGGGAGCGTCGCGCTCCTGGGACTCCTGGTGGCCTTCCCCCGCTGCGGACCGGGCGCGTGCCTGACCCTGCTGGCGGGCCTGGGCCTGACCTCGGCGCTGTCCTACATGGCGTCCACGATCCGGTTCTATGCCTGCGCGTTTCCCAGGGCCATCTTTCCCCGGGTCGCGGTGCAGAAGCTGGCGTCGAGCTCGGGGCGGGCGATGGGGAGCTGGCTGGCGTGGAGGGCCGTGGCCTGGCTGGACAGGGGGGGAGGCTGAAGGCTGTTTTTTCCTCATGATTCCCCATATGGACAGGGGCCTCCGGGCGGAGGACAATGCCACACCCTCCGGAGTCACCCATGCCGCTGCTCACCCGCGCCGAAGCAACCCGCTACGAGGAGACCTCCCGCCACGCCGACGTCATGGCCTTCATCGCGGGGCTCTCGGCCCGGGGGGACCGGCGGCTTCACGTGACCTCCTTCGGGGCCAGCCCCCAGGGGCGCGAGCTGCCGCTGCTGGTGCTCTCGTCCCACGCCGTCACGACGCCCATGGAGGCCCGGGCCCTGGGGCTGCCGGTGGTGCTTGTGATCAGCGGGATCCACGCGGGCGAGGTGGAGGGCAAGGAGGGCTGCCTGATGCTGGTCCGGGACCTGCTGGACGGAACGCACGGCGGAGACCTGCTGGCGGAAGTCACGCTCGTCGTGGCGCCGCTCTTCAACCCCGACGGCAACGACGCCATCGAGCCGGGGAACCGCAGGCTGCACCTCCCCAAGCTCACCGGGCAGCTGGGCCCCGACAACGGCGTGGGCACCCGGGTGAACGGCTCGGGCATCAACCTCAACCGCGACTACATGCGCCAGGAGACCCTGGAGATGCGCCTGCTCCAGACCCGGGTGTGCCAGGAATGGGAACCGGACCTCACCATCGACAACCACGCCACCAACGGGTCCGTGCACCGCTTCTCCATGACCTACGACATCCCCCACACCATCGAGAGCGGCCGCGCCGAACCCATCGACTACATGCGCGAGGTCCTCCTGCCCCCGGTCACCGCCGCCCTCAAGGCCAACCACGGCCTGGACGCGGGCTGGTACGGCAACTTCGTGGAGGACGAGCGGGTGCTGGACGCCGACGGCGACGCCGATCCGCGCTCCCCGGTGCGCGAAGGCTGGATGACCTACCCCCACCACCCCCGCTTCGGCAGCAACTACCGGGGCCTCACCAGCCGCATGGACCTCCTGCTGGAGTGCTACTCCTACATCACCTTCGAGGAGCGGGTGCGCACCGCCTACGCCTTCATGCTCGAGACCCTGCGCTTCGTGGCCGCCCACCGGGACGACGTGGTGCAGACCGTGGCCTCCTGCCGCGCCCCCAGGGACCGCATCGCCGTGCGCTACCGCCTCGAACGCGCCAAGGCCCCCGTCACCATCCTCACCCGCACCCCCCGCACCCTGGAGGGCGAGCCCAGCTCCATCGTCCTGCCCCACCTGTCCCGCTTCGTGGGCAGCCTCGTGGTGCCGCGGCCCCGGGCCTACCTGGTGCCCGCCGGCGTGGGCGAGGCGCTCAAGGGCCACGGTCTCGCCGTGGAGACGCCCTCGGGCACCTACGACGTGGACGTGCCCACCGTGGAGGGCCTGGGCGCCCAGACCGGCCGGGCCATCCTGGAGGCCGCCAAGGTGGGCGAGCTGTCCGTGTCCTGGCGCCGGACCGCCCGCATCGCCCCGGCCGGCTCCGTCCTGGTGCGCACGGACCAGCCCATGGGCGCCATCGCGGTCTACCTGTGCGAGCCCGGGAGCGACGACGGCGCGGTGGAGAACGGCCTCATTCCCGTCCCGGCCCAGGGTGCGGAGCTGCCCATCTGGCGGGTGGAGGGGGATCTGCCCTGACCGGGGTGCGGGGGAAACCGGGTTTCCTCATCAAGGGCATGGGTTCGCCGCAGGAGCAGCGGGTGCTGGCTTTCCAGGGCCGCCGATGGGACAGTGGAGCCTTGCCCCCGGAGCACCCATGACCTCGATCCGGCTCGTCCTGGCCCTGGCGGCCCTCCTTCCCGCCTCGGCCCAGGCTCCCCTCGCCTTCCGCACGCCCCCCAAGGTGATCCAGGATCTGGTGGACGTGGAGACGCCGCCCTCGGCCCTGGTGGATCCCCGGGCCCGGGTGCTGGCCCTGGTCAAGCGCCCCGCCCTGCTGACTCTCGAGGACCTCGCCCAGCCCGAACTGCGACTGGCGGGACTCCGCATCAATCCCCGCACCCACAACCTGTCGCGCACAAGGACCCTGCGCGGCCTGGAGCTGCGCGAGGTGGCCACGGGCAGGGCCATTCCCGTCACGGGCCTGCCGGCGGACCTGCGCTTCGAGCATCCCGCGTTCTCCCCCACCGGCGCCCACCTGGCCCTGGTGGAGGTCCAGGCCGCGGGCCTGGCGCTCTGGACCGTGGACACCACGACGGGCCGGGCCCGGCGCCTCACGGAACCCGTGCTGAGCGCGGTGCTGGGTGCGCCCTTCGCGTGGAGCCCGGACGGCGCGGGGCTCTACGTCCGCGTGCGGCCGACCCTGGACCCCTGCCCCGAAGGCTCCGCCCTGCCCCTGGGCCCCGCCGTCCAGGAGGCCACCGGCGTGCGCGCGCCTTCGCGCACCTACCAGGACCTGCTCCACTCCCCCGCGGACGAGGCCCGCTTCGCCTACTACGCCACCACCCGCATCCAGCGCGTGGACCTGGAGGGCAGGACCTCCGGCGTGCTGCCTCCGGCCCTCTACCGCGGCATCCTGCCCGCCCCCGGCGGCGCCTTCCTCCTGGTGACCGAGCTCTTGCGGCCCTTCTCCTATCTGTTCCCCGAAAGCCGCTTCCCCGCCACCGTGCGCATCGTCACGGCCTCCGGAGCGCCGGTGGCCACCCTGGCGCAACGGGGTCTCCAGGACCGGATCCCCGTGGACTTCGACGCCTGCGAGGCGGGGCGCCGGCGGTTCCAGTGGCGCGAGGACGAGGCCGCCACCGTGGCGTGGACCGAGGCCCAGGACGGCGGCGCGCCTTCCCGGGACGTGCCCCTCCGCGACCACGCGTACCAGCTCCGCGAGCCCTTCACGGGCGCGCCCGCCCTGGTCTTCCAGGCGAAGTACCGCCTCCACGAAATCGTGTGGGGCGACGATCACACCGCCATCGCCGTGGAGAGCTGGTGGAAGACCCGCCGCGCCCGCACGAGCCTGGTGGACCCGTCCCGGGGCGGCCCGGGGCGGCTGCTCTTCGAGCGCTCCTCCGAGGACGCCTACGGGGACCCCGGCGACTTCGTCACCGCCCGCAACGCCTTCAACCGCATGACGCTGCTCTTCAGCCAGGACCGCAAGCGCCTCTTCCTCGAGGGCGAGGGCTGCGGACCCAAGGGCAACCGCCCCTTCCTGGACGCCTACGACCCGGCCACGGGCAAGGCGGAGCGGCTCTGGCAGGCCGACGGCGCCACCACGTACGAGCACATCGTGCGCGTGCTGGACCCCTCCCGGCTCCTCACGCAGATCCAGGGACCCGCGCGCTTCCCCGACCTGAACCTGCGCACCCTCGGGAAGAAGCCCTCCCTGCAGCCCCTCACGCACACCGAGAATCCCTACAAGGCCCTGGCGGGCG from Geothrix sp. 21YS21S-2 includes these protein-coding regions:
- a CDS encoding DHA2 family efflux MFS transporter permease subunit codes for the protein MTTETRHRAVNPWLIALVVMIATFMEVLDTSVANVALPHIAGNLSATVDEATWVLTSYLVANAVVLPLGGYLGGLFGRKRFYMTCVGIFTVSSMLCGLAPSLPWLIFFRIMQGLGGGALQPTSQAILVESFPHEKRGAAMALYGMGVVLAPIVGPVLGGWITDNYSWHWIFLINIPVGILSLFLTYRMVHDPPTLKRMSIKEGFKVDYLGIGILTLGLAALEIVLDEGQRRDWFASNLILVCAVLAVVCLVGVVFYLLRKDHPILDLRLLKDRNFAVSTVMLFVLGFVLYGSLALLPIFLQTLLGYTASLSGWILSPGGVVILLMMPVVAMLLRKFDTRILIAAGFTTCGAGLLWMSRFNLQVPFDTAMYSRCLQSFGLAFLFVPMNVTAFQNVPLEKTSYATGMMNLVRNIGGSTGIALVSTILSRRSQVHQASLVANLHPASLAYQGFLNSASHVLVAKGSSGPDAAHQAQGMAYGLLQRQAAMMAFSDAFWIMGILCFALLPLIFLMRRTMAGKKPVVMDH
- a CDS encoding PIN domain-containing protein; amino-acid sequence: MWVPQVVLVETVWVLSTSCRRTRKEILGVLEALLGNADLHLQDEAIVSAAVASFKASKADFSDCLALETARANGHVPWAAFDGNLLKLPDTTQPKAPAH
- a CDS encoding prolyl oligopeptidase family serine peptidase, giving the protein MTSIRLVLALAALLPASAQAPLAFRTPPKVIQDLVDVETPPSALVDPRARVLALVKRPALLTLEDLAQPELRLAGLRINPRTHNLSRTRTLRGLELREVATGRAIPVTGLPADLRFEHPAFSPTGAHLALVEVQAAGLALWTVDTTTGRARRLTEPVLSAVLGAPFAWSPDGAGLYVRVRPTLDPCPEGSALPLGPAVQEATGVRAPSRTYQDLLHSPADEARFAYYATTRIQRVDLEGRTSGVLPPALYRGILPAPGGAFLLVTELLRPFSYLFPESRFPATVRIVTASGAPVATLAQRGLQDRIPVDFDACEAGRRRFQWREDEAATVAWTEAQDGGAPSRDVPLRDHAYQLREPFTGAPALVFQAKYRLHEIVWGDDHTAIAVESWWKTRRARTSLVDPSRGGPGRLLFERSSEDAYGDPGDFVTARNAFNRMTLLFSQDRKRLFLEGEGCGPKGNRPFLDAYDPATGKAERLWQADGATTYEHIVRVLDPSRLLTQIQGPARFPDLNLRTLGKKPSLQPLTHTENPYKALAGVSRTTLHYKRADGVDLSAVLHLPAGYDPARDGRLPVLMEAYPTEFKDAANAGQVKESPNLFSAPRWSMPLYWTLRGYAVLENARFPIVGQGAAEPNDTYIEQLVANAKAAIDELDRLGVGDRRRVACMGHSYGAFMVANLLAHSDLFAAGIARSGAYNRTLTPFGFQAEERTYWQAPGVYHAMSPFDAAGQIKAPILLIHGDADNNPGTFTLQSERLFQAIKGLGGRARLVLLPLESHSYAARENVLHMLWEQDQWLETYVKGRN
- a CDS encoding M14 family metallopeptidase, which codes for MPLLTRAEATRYEETSRHADVMAFIAGLSARGDRRLHVTSFGASPQGRELPLLVLSSHAVTTPMEARALGLPVVLVISGIHAGEVEGKEGCLMLVRDLLDGTHGGDLLAEVTLVVAPLFNPDGNDAIEPGNRRLHLPKLTGQLGPDNGVGTRVNGSGINLNRDYMRQETLEMRLLQTRVCQEWEPDLTIDNHATNGSVHRFSMTYDIPHTIESGRAEPIDYMREVLLPPVTAALKANHGLDAGWYGNFVEDERVLDADGDADPRSPVREGWMTYPHHPRFGSNYRGLTSRMDLLLECYSYITFEERVRTAYAFMLETLRFVAAHRDDVVQTVASCRAPRDRIAVRYRLERAKAPVTILTRTPRTLEGEPSSIVLPHLSRFVGSLVVPRPRAYLVPAGVGEALKGHGLAVETPSGTYDVDVPTVEGLGAQTGRAILEAAKVGELSVSWRRTARIAPAGSVLVRTDQPMGAIAVYLCEPGSDDGAVENGLIPVPAQGAELPIWRVEGDLP
- a CDS encoding SOS response-associated peptidase, translating into MCGRYALSSPIESLEAQFEAEAQALLQPRYNIAPTTPVPVVRNGAAGRVIVLQQWGLIPAWSKDPSMGARMANARAETVADKPSFRAPFKRSRCIVPADAFYEWRAGTPRQPFAIRAAGGGLLAFAGLWDRWEGPSGVLETCTIITTTANGAMAPIHDRMPVILAREDYGRWLDEGGTALLRPCPDAWLEVRPVGPRVGNVRNDDPSLLEPLDA
- a CDS encoding GNAT family N-acetyltransferase; the encoded protein is MKDLQMWNLVESTLGMSSVPGWEVLQEQDLLLLKSPARRPLLNLAWGPVTARSLEVCEAFFAGRPWSWMLKEGQEPARLLEAGFHATEPSREMVLDLSSAGFDAPAPSIRVQPVASARAMRAWTEILGEAFDTPPADLEEFFGPLVKTPGHVPFLATWRGLPAATAGVFLGATGAGIYAVATRPPFRRKGLGRALVHACLREARRAELRRAVLYASVMGLGLYEKAGFRTEQAFSEYCTPGYPH